The following are from one region of the Corylus avellana chromosome ca1, CavTom2PMs-1.0 genome:
- the LOC132192181 gene encoding putative disease resistance protein At3g14460, with the protein MLLSDDARGNEIGVIVIVGMGGIGKTTLAQLVYNDNQVNKYFNLEAWVCVPEEFDVFKVTKTILEAVTLAPCYITDLNQLQLRLKESLMGKKFLIVLDNVWNENYDHWEALCKPFKSGAKGSKVIVTTRNNSVALVASAMSYHLKELPKEDCWSLFAKHAFLDNNSNEHGEFEVIGRKIMEKCSGHPLAVKTIGDLLRSKPDVDEWDKILKSELWDLPRDNMRFFPALRLSYKYLPSHLKRCFAYCSIFPKDYAFKKDQLILLWMAEGFLPQPKNKTMEEVGNEYFLTLESRSLFQKSSDDKSCFVMHDLVSDLAKSISKQFILRLEGDCSCEIVNSTRHLSYFSKQYFHSLKKFKTLHKAKRLRTFLHLNMFSYYHLTRKVVHDLLPTLRCLRVLSLSNYGNITELPDSIGKFKYLRFLDLSSTSVEKLPDSICKLCNLQTLRLSHCEYLVGLPRDLWKLVNLRHLDITETGIKEMPIELGRLKCLQTLTKFVVNNRSGSCIGELGKLANLRGSLSISGLQNVESPTETLDASLRDKKYLEELVLEWEVHTNFAESQRSVLDSLRPHSNLKSLTIKYYGGISFSDWVGHSSFSKLASLHLQICKYCSSLPPLGQLHSLQNLSIVGFDEVVTVGREFCGSDSSSVKAFGALKVLRFEHMMKWEEWISFDDENGGGALPQLEELYIHKCPKLTGVLPIHLPSLAKLEICGCPQLVAPLPRTPAIRELELSYCNEMLLKELPTGMQKLKIEGFNALESLPEGMIDSNGGLQELVIVECSSLMSLPKDGLPSTLKTLQISVCSSLVSLPKDGLPSTLKTLYVNRCTKLELPTNLDYSSIEKLVLSNCDSFKSFRLDLFPMLNHIEILKCSNLESLIVPEHCEQNLVALHILVYSCPNFVSFPKGGLRAPSLTSFAVMSCGSLRSLPEKMQLLLPSLQELHISNCPEVESIPEGGLPSCLKSIHFNGCDKLIESRMGWGLQNLPFLRKLSIGGKSEDVVSFPEAQLLPTSLTSLSISYFPNLKYLYKNGLQRLTALENLEIKNCPKLKYMPEQGLPTTLSILQISNCPLLKKKWQSKKGKEWRKIADVEQILIGWELIE; encoded by the coding sequence ATGTTGCTCTCAGATGATGCACGTGGTAATGAGATAGGTGTGATTGTCATAGTCGGTATGGGGGGGATTGGGAAGACTACCCTTGCTCAACTTGTATACAATGACAACCAGGTGAATAAGTACTTTAACCTTGAAGCATGGGTTTGTGTTCCTGAAGAATTTGACGTGTTCAAGGTAACAAAAACAATTCTGGAGGCAGTAACTTTGGCACCTTGTTATATCACGGATCTAAATCAGCTTCAACTCAGACTAAAGGAAAGTTTAATGGGAAAGAAGTTTCTAATTGTTTTAGATAATGTTTGGAATGAGAATTATGATCACTGGGAGGCATTGTGTAAACCCTTCAAATCAGGGGCTAAAGGAAGTAAGGTCATTGTAACAACACGTAATAATAGTGTTGCATTAGTTGCTAGTGCAATGTCTTATCATCTAAAGGAGTTACCAAAAGAAGATTGTTGGTCACTATTTGCAAAACATGCATTCCTTGATAACAACTCTAATGAACATGGAGAGTTTGAAGTAATAGGTAGAAAAATCATGGAAAAGTGCAGCGGTCATCCATTAGCAGTCAAGACAATCGGTGATCTATTAAGATCTAAACCGGATGTTGATGAATGGGATAAGATATTGAAGAGTGAATTATGGGATTTGCCGAGGGATAATATGCGCTTTTTTCCAGCTCTAAGATTAAGTTACAAATATCTCCCTTCACATCTAAAGCGATGCTTTGCTTATTGTTCAATATTCCCAAAGGATTATGCTTTCAAAAAAGATCAATTAATCTTGTTATGGATGGCAGAAGGTTTCCTACCgcaacccaaaaacaaaacaatggaagAAGTTGGCAATGAGTATTTCCTCACTCTAGAATCAAGATCATTATTCCAAAAATCAAGTGACGACAAGTCATGTTTTGTAATGCATGATCTTGTGAGCGATTTAGCAAAATCTATatctaaacaatttattttaagGTTGGAGGGTGATTGTTCTTGCGAGATTGTAAATAGTACTCGCCACTTGTCCTATTTttccaaacaatattttcataGCTTGAAGAAGTTTAAGACCCTTCACAAGGCTAAGAGGTTGCGCACTTTTCTACATTTAAATATGTTCAGTTACTACCACTTGACTAGAAAAGTAGTACATGATTTATTGCCAACACTAAGATGCTTGCGGGTGCTTTCTCTGTCGAACTATGGGAACATTACTGAATTGCCTGATTCAATTGGCAAATTTAAATATCTACGTTTCTTGGATCTTTCTTCCACTAGTGTTGAAAAATTGCCCGATTCCATATGTAAGTTGTGCAATTTGCAAACATTGAGATTATCACATTGTGAATATCTTGTTGGATTGCCAAGAGATTTGTGGAAACTCGTTAATTTGCGTCATCTTGATATTACCGAAACTGGAATAAAAGAGATGCCAATAGAACTCGGTAGATTAAAATGCCTCCAAACGTTGACAAAATTTGTTGTCAATAATCGTAGTGGGTCTTGCATCGGAGAGTTAGGAAAACTTGCAAATCTTCGGGGATCACTTTCTATTTCGGGGCTCCAAAATGTTGAATCTCCTACTGAGACTTTGGATGCAAGCTTGAGAGATAAAAAGTACCTCGAAGAGCTGGTATTAGAATGGGAAGTTCATACTAATTTTGCAGAAAGTCAGAGAAGTGTACTTGATAGTCTCCGACCCCATTCAAATCTAAAAAGCCTTACTATCAAATACTATGGTGGAATAAGTTTTTCAGATTGGGTAGGGCACTCTTCATTCTCTAAACTAGCATCTCTTCATTTGCAAATCTGTAAATATTGCAGTAGCTTGCCACCACTTGGGCAACTCCACTCTCTGCAGAACCTCTCTATTGTTGGATTTGATGAAGTTGTTACAGTGGGTCGTGAGTTTTGTGGTAGCGATTCTTCTTCAGTTAAGGCATTTGGTGCCCTTAAAGTTCTTAGGTTTGAGCATATGATGAAGTGGGAGGAATGGATTTCTTTTGATGACGAAAATGGAGGTGGAGCTCTTCCTCAACTTGAAGAGCTTTATATTCATAAATGTCCTAAGCTAACAGGAGTGTTGCCcatccatcttccttctttagcCAAACTTGAGATTTGTGGATGTCCGCAGCTGGTGGCTCCACTCCCAAGGACTCCTGCTATTCGTGAATTGGAGCTAAGCTATTGTAATGAGATGTTGTTAAAGGAATTGCCAACTGGAATGCAGAAGCTCAAAATTGAAGGATTTAATGCACTAGAGTCCCTCCCAGAAGGAATGATAGACTCCAACGGTGGTCTTCAAGAGTTGGTGATCGTTGAGTGTTCTTCACTTATGTCCCTTCCAAAGGATGGCCTTCCCTCTACATTAAAAACTCTTCAGATCAGTGTTTGTTCTTCACTTGTGTCCCTTCCTAAGGATGGTCTTCCCTCTACATTAAAGACCCTCTACGTCAATAGATGTACGAAGTTAGAGCTCCCAACAAACCTTGACTATTCATCCATTGAAAAATTGGTGTTGTCTAATTGTGATTCTTTCAAGTCCTTTCGATTAGATCTATTCCCAATGCTTAATCACATCGAAATCTTGAAGTGTAGCAATCTTGAATCTCTTATAGTTCCGGAACATTGCGAACAAAATTTAGTGGCCTTGCATATATTAGTATATTCTTGCCCaaattttgtatcttttccaAAAGGAGGATTACGTGCCCCCAGCCTTACGTCGTTTGCGGTGATGAGTTGTGGGAGTCTGAGATCACTTCCTGAGAAAATGCAACTACTCCTTCCATCTCTTCAGGAATTACATATAAGTAATTGTCCAGAAGTTGAGTCAATTCCTGAAGGGGGCTTGCCTTCCTGTTTGAAATCAATTCACTTCAATGGCTGTGACAAACTCATTGAGAGTCGGATGGGATGGGGTTTGCAGAACCTCCCCTTTCTTAGAAAGTTGTCCATAGGTGGCAAATCTGAAGATGTGGTGTCCTTCCCAGAGGCGCAATTGTTGCCCACTAGTCTGACCTCTCTTTCTATCTCTTactttccaaatttgaaatatttgtaCAAGAACGGGCTTCAACGGCTCACTGCCCTTGAAAACCTGGAGATCAAGAACTGCCCTAAGCTCAAGTACATGCCAGAACAGGGGTTGCCTACCACCCTTTCCATTCTACAAATCTCCAACTGTCCTTTGTTGAAGAAAAAGTGGcaaagtaaaaaaggaaaagaatggcgCAAGATTGCTGACGTCGAACAGATATTGATTGGTTGGGAATTGATTGAATAA
- the LOC132183700 gene encoding small ribosomal subunit protein eS17x-like: MGRVRTKTVKKSSRQVIERYYSRMTLDFHTNKKILEEVAIIPSKRLRNKIAGFSTHLMKRIQKGPVRGISLKLQEEERERRMDFVPDESAIKIDEIKVDKETIDMLAALGMSDIPGIVEAELQPVVSAQTFGRGPGGAGGNRRY, translated from the coding sequence ATGGGTCGTGTACGTACCAAGACCGTGAAGAAGTCCTCGCGCCAGGTGATTGAGAGGTACTACTCTCGGATGACCTTGGACTTCCACACCAACAAGAAGATCTTGGAGGAGGTTGCCATTATCCCCTCAAAGCGGCTGCGGAACAAGATTGCTGGATTCTCTACTCACCTGATGAAGAGGATCCAGAAGGGTCCAGTGCGGGGCATCTCATTAAAGCTGCAGGAAGAAGAGCGTGAGCGTCGTATGGACTTTGTGCCTGATGAGTCTGCTATTAAGATTGATGAAATTAAGGTTGATAAGGAAACCATTGACATGCTTGCTGCCCTTGGCATGTCTGACATTCCTGGGATTGTTGAAGCTGAACTACAGCCTGTGGTTTCAGCCCAGACATTTGGCCGTGGTCCCGGTGGGGCTGGTGGAAATAGGAGGTACTGA
- the LOC132175256 gene encoding pentatricopeptide repeat-containing protein At5g04780, mitochondrial — MVRISAICKIITMRCSGDLIYIYIFGFIFNVLWRMKCKNLRRYWRLHRRYFSVFANARSQSSNPELEDLVYVGTTATTHVSNLHGLVQLCARTRAKMEGKACHAQVIRAGWQADTLTSNMLINMYSKCGFVDCARKVFDEMPERSLVSWNTMIGSLSQNGEEQEALGLFVEMQREGTQCSEFTVSSVLCACAAKCAVCECKQLHAFAIKAAMESNVFVGTALLDVYAKCSLIKDASWVFECMPERSAVTWSSMVAGYVQNGLHEEALVLFCRTQMMGLEQNQFMISSAICACAGLAALIEGKQLHALLCKTGFGSNMYIVSSLIDMYAKCGCIREANVVFQGVEEGSIVLWNAMISGFARHAHSLEAMVLFEKMQQMGMYPNEVTYVAILSACSHMGLVEKGRKYFHLMIREHRVSPNVFHYSCMVDIFGRAGLICEAYDLIEKMPFDATASMWGSLLASCRVHGNLELAEVAAKHLFEMEPNNAGNHILLSNIYAANRKWEEVARARKLLKESEVKKERGMSWIEIKDKVHSFMVGEINHPKIAEIYLKLDDLVKKLEKLDYKAETEHDFHYVEERRKQLLLRHHSEKLALTFGLMCLPQNVPIRIMKNLRICGDCHSFMKVTSKFTGREIIVRDTNRFHHFKSGYCSCGDFW; from the coding sequence ATGGTCCGGATTAGTGCAATCTGTAAAATAATAACTATGCGTTGCAGTGGtgacttgatatatatatatatttttggttttatttttaatgtgttGTGGAGAATGAAATGCAAAAACCTGAGGAGATATTGGAGACTACACCGTAGATACTTTTCAGTCTTTGCCAATGCCAGATCTCAGAGCTCAAACCCAGAACTGGAAGACCTCGTTTATGTAGGTACAACTGCTACTACCCATGTCTCAAATTTGCATGGACTCGTGCAGTTATGTGCAAGAACGAGAGCAAAAATGGAAGGGAAGGCTTGCCATGCACAGGTTATTCGTGCTGGGTGGCAAGCAGACACTTTAACGTCAAACATGCTAATTAATATGTATTCAAAATGCGGTTTCGTTGATTGTGCTCGtaaagtgtttgatgaaatgccgGAACGAAGCTTGGTTTCGTGGAATACGATGATTGGGTCGCTTTCTCAAAATGGTGAGGAGCAGGAAGCTCTTGGTCTTTTTGTTGAGATGCAAAGAGAAGGAACCCAATGTAGTGAATTCACAGTTTCGAGTGTTCTTTGTGCTTGTGCTGCAAAATGTGCTGTGTGTGAGTGTAAACAGTTACATGCTTTTGCTATTAAAGCTGCGATGGAGTCTAATGTGTTTGTGGGAACCGCATTGCTTGATGTTTACGCCAAGTGCAGTTTGATAAAGGATGCAAGCTGGGTGTTTGAGTGCATGCCAGAGAGGAGTGCCGTTACTTGGAGTTCAATGGTGGCGGGGTATGTGCAAAATGGCCTTCATGAAGAGGCTTTGGTGCTGTTTTGCCGAACTCAAATGATGGGGCTGGAGCAAAACCAGTTTATGATTTCTTCTGCTATTTGTGCTTGTGCGGGCCTGGCAGCTCTGATTGAAGGGAAGCAGCTGCATGCTTTGTTATGTAAAACTGGATTtggttcaaatatgtatattgttTCGTCTTTAATAGACATGTATGCCAAATGTGGCTGCATTCGAGAAGCTAACGTTGTGTTTCAAGGTGTGGAAGAGGGGAGCATTGTTTTATGGAATGCAATGATTTCTGGGTTTGCTAGGCATGCTCACTCCCTAGAGGCAATggttttatttgagaaaatgcaGCAGATGGGTATGTATCCAAATGAAGTAACATATGTTGCCATCTTATCTGCGTGTAGTCATATGGGTTTGGTTGAAAAAGGACGGAAATATTTCCATCTTATGATAAGGGAGCACAGAGTGTCACCCAATGTCTTTCACTATTCATGCATGGTTGATATTTTTGGTAGGGCAGGGCTGATTTGTGAAGCATATGACTTGATAGAGAAGATGCCATTTGATGCGACTGCTTCAATGTGGGGTTCGCTCTTGGCTTCTTGTAGAGTCCATGGAAATCTTGAATTGGCTGAGGTTGCAGCTAAGCATTTGTTTGAGATGGAACCTAATAATGCAGGAAATCATATTTTGCTTTCAAACATTTATGCAGCGAACAGAAAGTGGGAAGAAGTTGCGAGAGCAAGGAAGCTTCTTAAGGAAAGTGAGGTGAAGAAGGAGAGGGGTATGAGTTGGATTGAAATCAAGGACAAAGTTCATTCATTTATGGTTGGAGAGATAAATCATCCTAAAATTGCTGAGATTTACTTAAAGTTAGATGATTTGGTTAAAAAGTTGGAGAAGCTGGATTACAAGGCTGAGACTGAACATGACTTTCATTATGTGGAAGAGAGGAGAAAACAACTACTTTTGAGACACCACAGTGAGAAGCTTGCTCTTACTTTTGGGCTGATGTGCTTACCTCAGAATGTGCCTATCAGGATTATGAAGAATCTCAGAATCTGTGGGGATTGTCATTCTTTTATGAAGGTTACATCAAAATTTACAGGGAGGGAGATCATTGTTCGAGACACAAATCGTTTTCACCATTTTAAGAGTGGCTACTGTTCTTGTGGAGATTTTTGGTGA